TTGGGGAGCGCCAGTCCTTGATGAATATCAAATTGATCCTTCGGTAGATATGGATTTTGAGTTTACGATTCGCAGAGCTTAATTTGAGACGGATAACGGTTGCCCCAATTGTAAGGTTGGGGCAACCAAATCCTATTTGTGAATGATGAAATAGTTATAAAATACATAATTGTAATCGGTTATATTTTATGAGGGAGGTGTTTAAAATCTAGAAAATGATGTAGTCACAATGATGGACGCTGTTAAAAGAGAAGTGGTTACAAGATCATTTTATGTAGAAGGGGTATCTAGATCTAATACTTGATTGACAACATCCCCTTTCTTTAGTGCTGCATCACTAAATACGATTGTTTTCACATTGCTCCAGACAATTCTTTGTGGACTAGTAGCATATAAATTGAATATCGCTGAATCAAACGAATCGCCATCTGCTTTACCGACGAAAGTTTTCTGTTGCTGGCTCTGACCTGCCTCTTTCTTGGCAATGCCACTAAAGTTAACCATTTGGATATAAACAACGACTTTGTTATCTATATAATCGACTCCTAATGTATTTACATAGACCATATGCTCAATTTCTTTTGATCCCCAACAACCTGTAAGCAGCATGGAGAGTAGAACGGTAACAAGAATGCATCGGATCAATTTTCCTTTCAATGGTCTCGATTTTCTTTACCAAAGCATTAATCATTTAAATTTCATGTACAATAGTTCATATGATTAAACCATTAAACCAAAGGGGCGGCCTATGGATAGACAAGATCGCTTGATGAATCTCGCTGAGGGATTTCGTGAATGCAGCAAGGCTCTAGCAGCCATTGGAGATGAGACACGTCAATCTATCATTATTGCTTTAATTGAAGGTGAAAGTATAGCGTTTTTGAAACGGGAATTGGAGACTGACCGCTTAATTTAGAGACAAAATAAAAAGCAACCCACTAGTCATTATTGGTGGGTTGCTTATCTTTTAAATATGAAGATTGACGCATTCTATTCAAATTGTATCCTATCTCTCAACTACAGTTTCACCTTCAATTAACACGGGTTGATAATAAGTGTTGTTGGGCAGGTCTTTTTTTCCTTGCAGTTTCTTAATGACCCAATCTGCTGCATCTCGTCCCATAGTTTCTTGTGGATGTGTCAAAGTGGTTAGTTTGATGTTCGCATTTTTGGCGATATAGGAATTGTCCTGCCCAATAATCGATAATTCCTCCGGAATAGCGATATCCAACTGTCTGCAGGCATTGACCACTTCCAACCCGACGACTACGCGAACCAACGCACCTTCTACTGACGGCACTGCAACTTTCACCCTGTTCTGGAGTGTAAGACAGTCGAAGAGAGCGACTGGAAGCAATGTCGCTATCACGTTGTATCATTAACTTTAACAACAGACCAAATTATTGCTTATGCAAAACTTGTTAACTTGGAATATGTAGTTATTAAATAATTTCAAAGCACCCTGAATCTTGAAAAAGCAAAAAAAGAACCTTTTTATTAAGGTTCTTTTTTTGCTTTTCCTTAGTTTGTTCACCGTATGCTTCTATGTTAGCATGTAAATTAGGTTTGAGAAAAATGACGGTGGTCAAGCTAAGTTTCGACAATTTAATTACATGTGATTTTAAGACAGAGAGGATTTTTCGAAAATGAAGCACCCATTTATATTGAATGCCGTATGGAACGGCGGTCGTAATAGTGATGGAATGATTGAAGCTGGACAACTCAAGACTCAAATCTCCATTCCGAAGGAAATGGGAGGACCCGGAGTTGGAACGAATCCTGATGAGATGCTTCTAGGTGCCGCGGCAACCTGCTATCTCATTACACTAGCAGCTATGCTGGAGCGATCAGGGCTTACGACTTCCAGTCTGACCTTAATGTCAGAGGCGACAGTAGATGTAACAAATAACATTTTTACATATGAAGCCATCAAACATTCACCCATCATCACACTTATCAAAGATGCGTCAGAGGACGATATTGATAAAGCAATTCGTATTGCCCACAAAGCAGAAGGCTCCTGCATGATTTCCAGAGCTGTAGCAGGAAACGTACAAATTACCACAGAACCAACAGTGCTGACATCAAGTTTGTAAGGGTAGGTTCTTAAGGTGTTATCCTTTAGGTAATCAGAGAGGAGACGTTAACTTTGAATGTTGAGTTGTATAAGGATTTGATCAAGGATGAACGTGGGAATTATTACGTAGCGGTACAAAAAGAGGGCAATGAACTGACTTTGGTAAACGCAATGTTCGAACGATCTTACCGGATCTGTGGGAATTTAATAAAGAGTTCAAAAAGAAATATGCGGAATACTAGCACCAGTTCATCGGCAAAATGATTATGGATATGCTACGGCACGATATTGTATTCGCGTCCAAAGATGATGGACATGGACGAATGCATGATCTGGCTGCGGTTTCCAGCGATTATAAGGTAAGGACGTCCGATAACCGCCCGTCCGGCCCCACCTGAATCACCGGAGCTATGGCTGCTGGGTACAAACAAGAAAAGTGCGGCATATGCTGCCGAGTTTGGAGCAGTCTATGTGTTTAGTCAATTCATGAGCGATGTAGCTGGGGGAGAGATTTTGCAGGCTTACCGAGAAGCACTTCTGAGTTGACATTATTCCAACAAGAAGGCTCAGCCGAAGAGAAGTCCAAGCTCTTGGAACGCAAGTTGCTGGTAGGCACACCCGAAAGGATTAAAGAAAAGCTGGAACAGTTATCTCACTTGTATGAAGTTGATGAATTCATTATCGTTACTATGATTCCAGACTATGAGAAACGGCTGCATTCGTTTGAGCTGCTTGCCCGTGCTTGCTTGAATTTTTAACTAATGAATAAGAAAGAGATCCTCTTGCTAAGCTTCCTCGGTATGATTTGATTTACTCACGCAAGCTCGTGTATTCGCAGGATTTCACCCACCTTGAGATTTGGTTGATGAATGAAGAGAGCCAGGTTTGCTAAGATGTACGGTCAGAAGGCGTGCGGGAATAGAGGAGGGAGTAGTTCCACCCAATTTGTTCCACTTGCTGCACGTATTCTCCACGATACCCCTAGCGATTTTCACTCCCATGTCTCAACGGGTCAAATGCCCTTTCATTCCTTCGTTACACCTATCTAAGGTGTGGAGGTCGGGCTTTCTAACGGAACGGGTCGGAGTCCTTTTGCGTAACATCTACCGATACTTCGTGCTTTCTTTGTAATCCTGCGAATAAACCAACTTACGTGAGTTGGTATTAAGCTGCCAATGCAAAGACTTTACTTGGGTTGTAGGCTTCATCGCTGCGTGCCATTCCGACTAAAAGACGGGCCAGCTTTCCGCATAACTTCATGATGAACTTCATCTTTTTAAGCTTTTTAACCTGGACGTTATGTTGATGAAAAGCCTTAAATTCTTCGTTAACATGACCATGCACATCGTGATTAAATAAAGGAAGTGTCGAAGGCGCGGGCGGCCTCGTTTACTCAACGACATCTGACCTTTCCATTTTCCCGAACTTGCTTCGGTCAAAATTTAGACCTGCGTAACGCAGTAGTGCGTTACCATGCGTGAAACCGCTCAGATCGCCTGATTCCCCTAGAACGCCAGTTAAATAAGTCGCACTTATGAGAACGCTGGTGGCGTACCATTTACTGCTACCTACATTCAAGCAAAAGGTGATCCGATTGCGGATCTCTACGAGGATATTGCGGCGGAGGAGATGGCGAGAGCAACTTATCAGTGGCTAATTGATCTTACAGACGATGTTGATCTTCAAGACAGTCTGAAGTTTTTACGGGAGCGTGAGATCGTGTATTCGCTGCGATTTCGGGAAGCGGTGGAAATACTCAAGGAAAAACGTGACGAGAAGATATTTTATTAGATATAAACCTCTCAGCAGTGTAGTTTAACTGCAGGGAGGTTTTTTATGGTTTAAATTAGTCTCTACCTTGAAATCAGAGGTTGACTTTACGCACAAACATAGCGGAGGGTCGGAAGAACCCTCCGAACCCGCAGCGGCTTACTTTACGAGCGGTCAACCGCTGATTTTGATTTTGAGCCTTAAATTACTTAGTACTTTCAAAGAGTTTATTTGAAGATAAGGCTGTTTCCAAATCTAAGCAAGGAAAATTCGATAACAATTCAGATAAAATTCCTTTTAGTGGAACAAGGGAAGCTTCGCGGACTTCATTATCTCTAGGCTATTCTGGTGTTTTAAATCTATGAAATAGGTTGCATTCCATCTTGGCCTGTATTTGTAAGAGAACTTGAGAGCAGGGGGTTCATGTTAAATCACATTATACTATTTGTGGCAAGGCGGAAAGATGCGAAATAAATTGATACATAGACCAAGCCTTGATTTAGAGGTTTCATATCAAAAAGCGATTAAATACGTTCGAGATGTGGAAAAGACTATATAGATCAATGTCTTGATAACTTCCCAATAGCGGTTTGGAGGCAAAAAAAGCACGAGAACATCTCGTGCTTTTTTTGCCTCTTATTTTCCTAGCCCTTCGAGTTCGTCCAACGCTTTCGATAGAACTACATTGATTACCTTCCTTTTAAAACCCTTGTTGTGTTGCTACGTAAGTGCATCAAAACGCTGTTTTAGCCCTTTTTCGATCAAGTAGGTATCGTGGGTGTACCTAAACACAGACTTATTAGAGTGGGGACTAATTTATTATCATTAAATATGGAAGGTGAGTCGAAAAATCGGCTCACTATTTTATATTTTCTTTACGCCATCTTCATCTGAGTGTGATAGGCTTAATACAATTATAAAAGATAACCGTTAGGTTACAATAAAATCACGATTTGTATGCAAAGTGACAGTTTACATAGGAGGAACAATAGAAGTGACAAAAACGATATTAATCGTGGAAGATGAACATATTTTACGGGAAATTATAAAAGATTATTTGATGAATGAGAATTATAATGTGCTAGAGGCTGTGGACGGCAATGAAGCATTAGCCTTATTTCAAGCCAATGAGGTTCATTTAATCATTCTTGATATTATGCTGCCGGGGCTGGATGGCTGGTCTGTTTGCAGACGAATACGAAAAACATCCAACGTTCCTATCATTATGTTAACGGCAAGAGTAGACGAAGATGATACATTGCTCGGATTCGAATTAGGTGCGGATGATTATGTCACTAAGCCGTACAGTCCGCCTGTTTTATTAGCGAGAACGAAACGACTTTTGGACAGCAGATACCCCAAAGAACGATCGACGGACACCGCAGTATCAAGTACTGATAAAGAAACGAGCATCTTAATGGTAAACGGTTTACGTATGCATTTGCCTTCTCGAACTTTGACCGTAGATGAAGTGGACATATATCTGACTTACACGGAGTTTCAAATTTTAGCTTATTTAATGCAAAATAAAGGAATTGTCATTACGAGGGAGCAACTTATTACGAAAATATGGGGATACGAATACGAAGGTGATGATCGCACAGTAAATACGCATATCCGTAATATAAGAAACAAGCTTGGCGATAAATCGAAAGTGATTACAACCATTGTAAGAACCGGCTATAAATTTAACGGTGAATTATGAGAAGAAGCATTGTACTTAAATTATTTACATTAACAACATTGTTATGCTTATTCATCTTAGCAGCTGTTTATTTGGGACAAACGATCTTCTTCAAACAATATTACGCGAATCGAAAAGTAGCTGATATACAAGCTAATATTCAAGCCTTTAAAACGGATTTGTTAAATAGCGATGGAAATGTTCTAGCGCTTCAGAAGTTGGAGCAAGATTTTTATCGTGAAAATAACACGTGGATTACCACTTTAGACAGCTATGGCAACTTAAAAAATGCAAATGATTTTTATTTGGAAGTAAAAACAGATATTAATAAATATGAACCAGATTGGTCAAATAAAATCATATCGGTACCTTTGTATCATTTGATGAACATTGAAGAAGTATTAAATACAGATCAAAATCAGTTATCAGAACTGTTAAAGCCCGGAACAGCTGTTAATATTTTTATGTATGCAACTGATTCAGCATTAATACCTTATGAACTGGATGTAGAAAATAGCAAAGATAATTGGAGAAATGAGATTATAGCTAAAAAATTATACGAGCTCGCATTACAAATCAAAAAATCAGAAAAAAAAGAGGATGCTCAAATTCCTGAAATAGAATTTAACCCCATTCCTGAAATGAAATTGAACGGAACGATTACGAAGATGCTTGTACGCAAAGGGAATGAATCTTCCAGCTTCATCTATACCAATCGTATGTTTATGGAAAAAATGAAGCAATACCAAGCCTACCTCGACATAGATTTGGATTCTTATTCACAACAGGAGATAACTGATTTTGCTCGAAAGTTTACAAATATGAATCCTGAAATAGAGTATAACCCCATTCCTGATTTGATGATGAGCGGAACGATTACAAAGGTGCGTTTACCCAAAGGGAATGAATCTTCCAGCTTCATGTATACCAATCGTTTGTTTATGGAAAGGATGAAGCAGTTTCAAGCCAACTTATTATTCGACGAAGATTTGGAGCCTTATAGACAACAGCAAATACTTGATTTTACTCAAAACGATGTTAAATACAAACTATTCATTGACCCTATAAAAGATCATAATGGTCAAACGAGCTACATTTTCTCAATGGCATCGCTGCAGCCCGTTGATGAAGCTGTACAGATGCTCAAAGATTATTATGTGTACATGATTGCGCTTGTGCTACTCCTTATTGTGTTTGTTTCTTTGTATTATTCAAGAAAAATTGCCAGACCTTTATTGCAAATTAATGAGACGACTAAACGGATAGCAAACTTGGATTTTTCGAAAAAAATTCAAATCAAATCAAGTGATGAGATCGGGGATTTGTCTAGAAGCATCAATTCCTTATCCCATACGCTGCATTCGTATATCGAACAGCTGCAGCAGGATATTGAGAAGGAAAAACAATTGGAAAGCACGAGGAAACAGTTCATATCAGGCGTGTCCCACGAGCTGAAGACGCCGCTTAGTGTAATGAAAAGCTGCATTTCTATTTTGAAAGATGGCGTTGCAACCCATAAGAGAGAGCATTATTTTGACGCTATGGAAAAAGAAGTGGACCGGATGGATCTGCTCATTGTCGATATGCTTGAACTTGCCAAATTCGAATCAGGCACCTACAAAATGTTGATGGAGCCGTTTTGCATTGATAAAAGCATTGAAACGATTTGTGATCAGTTAATTCTTCAAATTGCGGTTAAGCAACTTCATCTGCATACCGATCTAATATCCGTAGAAGTAATGGCTAATCAGAATCGGATTGAGCAGGTCATCACTAATTTCTTAACAAATGCGATACGTTATACACCTGATTATGAGCATATCTATATTACAGTTCGAGAAGAGCAAGAGCTGATTAAGGTTAGTTTTGAAAATAAAGGTACGCATATACCTGCCGAACAGCTGGATAAATTATGGGATCGATTCTATCGTGGAGATGCTGCGCGACATCGAGCATTAGGCGGTACTGGCCTCGGACTTGCCATCTCCAAAAACATTTTGGAGCTTCATGGTGTATCCTACGGCGCAATGAATACGGTTGACGGCGTACTGTTTTACTTTTATTTAAAAAAAGCATAGCGATGTAGGCTTTAAAAACCACTTCCATGACGTGTTCTAACAACGTCAAG
The window above is part of the Paenibacillus sp. FSL K6-0276 genome. Proteins encoded here:
- a CDS encoding OsmC family protein; the protein is MKHPFILNAVWNGGRNSDGMIEAGQLKTQISIPKEMGGPGVGTNPDEMLLGAAATCYLITLAAMLERSGLTTSSLTLMSEATVDVTNNIFTYEAIKHSPIITLIKDASEDDIDKAIRIAHKAEGSCMISRAVAGNVQITTEPTVLTSSL
- a CDS encoding response regulator transcription factor, whose protein sequence is MTKTILIVEDEHILREIIKDYLMNENYNVLEAVDGNEALALFQANEVHLIILDIMLPGLDGWSVCRRIRKTSNVPIIMLTARVDEDDTLLGFELGADDYVTKPYSPPVLLARTKRLLDSRYPKERSTDTAVSSTDKETSILMVNGLRMHLPSRTLTVDEVDIYLTYTEFQILAYLMQNKGIVITREQLITKIWGYEYEGDDRTVNTHIRNIRNKLGDKSKVITTIVRTGYKFNGEL
- a CDS encoding HAMP domain-containing sensor histidine kinase: MRRSIVLKLFTLTTLLCLFILAAVYLGQTIFFKQYYANRKVADIQANIQAFKTDLLNSDGNVLALQKLEQDFYRENNTWITTLDSYGNLKNANDFYLEVKTDINKYEPDWSNKIISVPLYHLMNIEEVLNTDQNQLSELLKPGTAVNIFMYATDSALIPYELDVENSKDNWRNEIIAKKLYELALQIKKSEKKEDAQIPEIEFNPIPEMKLNGTITKMLVRKGNESSSFIYTNRMFMEKMKQYQAYLDIDLDSYSQQEITDFARKFTNMNPEIEYNPIPDLMMSGTITKVRLPKGNESSSFMYTNRLFMERMKQFQANLLFDEDLEPYRQQQILDFTQNDVKYKLFIDPIKDHNGQTSYIFSMASLQPVDEAVQMLKDYYVYMIALVLLLIVFVSLYYSRKIARPLLQINETTKRIANLDFSKKIQIKSSDEIGDLSRSINSLSHTLHSYIEQLQQDIEKEKQLESTRKQFISGVSHELKTPLSVMKSCISILKDGVATHKREHYFDAMEKEVDRMDLLIVDMLELAKFESGTYKMLMEPFCIDKSIETICDQLILQIAVKQLHLHTDLISVEVMANQNRIEQVITNFLTNAIRYTPDYEHIYITVREEQELIKVSFENKGTHIPAEQLDKLWDRFYRGDAARHRALGGTGLGLAISKNILELHGVSYGAMNTVDGVLFYFYLKKA